In Streptomyces sp. NBC_01381, the sequence GCTGAGGCTGCCCACCGCCGTACGGTCCGGGCTGCTGGGGCTGCTGGCCACCGTACGGGCCCGGCTGGTTGTAACTCATTGTCTGGGGTTCCCTCCGTGCTTATGCGTATCAGACATCCTGACGGAAGCAGCCCCGGCCGATGCGACCGGGGCTGCTGAGCGAGACGCGCGATGCCGCGCGGCGTCAGGCCTTGACTCGGACTTCCTTGCGGAACTTGGTCGTTGTGTCGGCGGCGTCACCGAGCGAGGGGCTCTTGCCCGTCATGGCGCTCGCCATGTCGACCGGGATCACGACACCGACGGTGCTCTTGTCGCCCCAGATGCAGACCGGCATGCGGATCTCCTTGGGGCCGGAGCCACCACCGCCCTCGACCTTCATCTCCTGGCACTTGAGGACCGCGCCGTCCGCGTCGAAGCTCTTGGGACTGCCGACCGGTGCACCCGTGTCGGACTTGTCCTCCGCGGCGTTCTCCTTCATCTTGGCGAACATGCCGTCGACCACCTTGGACGGGTTGTCGATCTCGCCGTAGACGCCCATGAACTTGATCATCTTCTGCGCCAGCGGGTTGCTCTTGTCGCCCGACTGGTACTCGGCGTCCACGGGCTTCCCGTTCTTGACGCCGTCCTTCTCGGCCTTCTCCATGTCCTCGTCGCTGAAGCCCTCGTCGGTCGAGGCCTGCTTCTTGTACTCGGAGAGCACCGTCTCGGGCGTGACGAGCTTGTGCACCCCGTCGTCCACCACCGCCGAATTGCCCCCGGAACTGTCGTCCTTGCCGGCCGTGAACCACCACACGCCGCCGCCGATCGCGACGAGGGCGACGATCGCGCCGATGATGAGGCCGGTCTTCTTGCCGCCACCGGCGGGCGGCGGCGGAGGCGGAACCTGCCCGTAGGGGGCCTGCTGCTGACCGTAAGGGCCAGGCTGCTGGGGCTGGCTGTAGCCGCCCTGCTGCGGAGGAACACCCTGCGGCGCCTGCTGGGGGTAGCCATAGCCGGGCTGCGGGGCCTGGGGCTGCTGGCCGTAGGGGCCCGGCTGACCCGGCTGGCCCGGCTGCTGACCGTACGGTCCGGGCTGCTGCGGCTGCCCGCCGTACGGGCCCGGCTGGTTGTAGCTCATTGCGTGGGTTCCCCTCCGAACGCTTATGTGTTCCCGACATCCTGTACGAAGGAGACGCGCCATGGGGCGCGGGGCCGCAACCGTTACTGAAGAATCCGGTTTCGGGACGGGCCTGTGACACCTCTAAACTGAGCCCGTGACCGAGAACACTCAGCAGCAGAATCCAGCGCCCACCTCCGAACTGCCGACCCAGTACGCGCCGGCCGAGGTAGAGGGGACGCTGTACGAGCGCTGGGTAGACCGGGGCTACTTCGCCGCCGACGAGAAGAGCGAGAAGCCGCCGTACACCGTCGTCATCCCGCCGCCGAACGTCACGGGCTCCCTGCACCTGGGCCACGCCTTCGAGCACACGCTCATCGACGCCCTCACCCGCCGCAAGCGCATGCAGGGCTTCGAGACGCTGTGGCAGCCGGGCATGGACCATGCCGGCATCGCCACCCAGAACGTGGTCGAGCGCGAGCTCGCCAAGGAGGGCAAGTCCCGCCACGACCTGGGCCGCGAGGCGTTCGTCGAGCGTGTCTGGCAGTGGAAGGGCGAGTCCGGCGGGCAGATCTCGGGGCAGATGCGGCGCCTCGGCGAGGGCGTGGACTGGGACCGTGAGCGGTTCACGATGGACGAGGGTCTCTCGCAGGCCGTCCAGACCATCTTCAAGAAGCTGTACGACGACGAGCTGATCTACCGCGCCGAGCGCATCATCAACTGGTGCCCGCGCTGTCTGACGGCCATCTCGGACATCGAGGTCGAGTATCAGGATGATGACGGCGAGCTTGTCTCCCTCAAGTACGGGGACGGGGACGAGACCGTCGTCGTCGCCACCACCCGCGCCGAGACGATGCTCGGTGACACCGCCATCGCCGTCCACCCGGAAGACGAGCGGTACAAGCACCTCGTCGGCAAGCTCATCAAGCTGCCGCTGACCGACCGCTCCATCCCGGTCGTCGCGGACGAGCACGTCGACCCCGAGTTCGGCACCGGCTGCGTCAAGGTGACGCCCGCCCACGACCCGAACGACTTCGAGATCGGCCAGCGCCACGGCCTGCCGAACATCGCGGTCATGGACGAGCACGCGGTCATCACCGTCCCTGGTCCCTTCCAGGGGCTCGACCGCCTTGAGGCGCGTTCCGCCATCGTCGGCGCCCTGCGCGCCGAGGGCCGCATCGTCGCCGAGAAGCGTCCGTACTCCCACTCGGTCGGCCACTGCTCGCGCTGCAAGACCACCATCGAGCCGCGTCTTTCGATGCAGTGGTGGGTCAAGGTCGGCCCGCTCGCGAAGGCCGCGGGCGACGCGGTCCGCGACGGCCAGGTCAAGATCCACCCGCAGGAGATGGAGAAGCGCTACTTCGACTGGGTCGACAACCTCCACGACTGGTGCATCTCGCGCCAGCTGTGGTGGGGCCACCGCATTCCGGTCTGGTACGGCCCGAATGGTGAAGTCGTCTGCGTCGGACCGGATGACGAGGTGCCGACCGGCGAGGGCTGGCACCAGGACTCGGACGTCCTGGACACCTGGTTCTCCTCCGGCCTGTGGCCGTTCTCCACGCTCGGCTGGCCCGAACAGACCGAGAGCCTCGAGAAGTTCTATCCGAACTCGGTCCTGGTCACCGGCTACGACATCCTCTTCTTCTGGGTCGCCCGGATGATGATGTTCGGCCTGTACGCGATGGACGGCACCCCGCCGTTCCACACGATCGTGCTGCACGGCATGGTCCGCGACCAGTTCGGCAAGAAGATGTCGAAGTCCTTCGGCAACGCGGTCAACCCGCTGGACTGGATGGACAAGTACGGCTCGGACGCCCTGCGCTTCACGCTGGCCCGCGGCGCCAACCCCGGCACGGACGTGCCGATCGGCGAGGACTGGGTCCAGGGCTCGCGCAACTTCGCCAACAAGATCTGGAACGCCACGCGCTTCGCGCTGATGAACGGCGCCACCACCGAGGGCGAACTCCCGCCCGCGGAACAGCTGTCGGCCACCGACCGCTGGGTGCTCTCGCGGCTGAACGCGACGGTCGCCGAGGTCGACGCGTTCTACGACGACTACCAGTTCGCCAAGTTGTCGGACGCCCTCTTCCACTTCGCGTGGGACGAGGTCTTCGACTGGTACGTCGAGCTGTCCAAGACCACGTTCATGGGCGGCGGCGAGGCGGCCAGGGTCTCCGGCCGTGTCCTGGGTGAGGTCCTCGACGTCACCCTGCGTCTGCTCCACCCGATCGTCCCGTTCGTCACCGAGACGCTGTGGACGGCGCTCACCGGCCGCGAGTCGGTCGTCATCGCCGACTGGCCGGTCGACAGCGGCTTCCGCGACGCCGCCGCCGAGCGGGAGATCGAGACGCTCCAGCAGGTCATCACGGAGGTCCGCCGCTTCCGCGCCGACCAGGGACTGCAGCCGGGCCAGAAGGTCCCGGCCCGCCTCACCCTCGACGGCACGGCGCTCGCCCCGCACGAGGCCGCCATCCGTCAGCTCCTGCGCCTCCAGCCGGAGGGCGACGCCTTCACGGCGACGGCGACCCTGCCGGTCTCGGGCGCCACGGTCGCGCTCGACCTGTCCGGCACGATCGACGTGGCGGCGGAGCGCAAGCGCCTCGCCAAGGACCTCGCGGCCGCGGAGAAGGAGAAGGCGCAGGCCACGGCGAAGCTCGGCAACGAAGCGTTCCTGGCGAAGGCGCCGGACAACGTGGTCGACAAGATCCGCGGCCGCCTCACCAAGGCGGACGACGACATCGCCCGGCTGCAGGCCCAGCTGGAGGGTCTGCCGCAGGCGTAGTCAGACGAAGACGACAGAGGGAGGGCCCCGGAACCGTACGAACGGTTCCGGGGCCCTCCCTTTCCCGTCAGCTTCCGTCAGTTTCCTGTCACGCCGTACGCAGCCCGAGCCGCTCGAGCTCCGCCTCCGCCAGGGCGTCCAGGGTTGCCGGGTCGGCGTTGCGCCAGCCCTCGGCGAGGCTGCCGGGAGTCGCGTCCGGGATGGCGTCGGCGGTGGCGGCCACCTCGTCCAGGGGGCGGAGCAGCGAGCGCAGGGCGAGCAGTTCGCGGCCGTCGTCGCTCGCCGCCAGCTCGTGGGCGGCCGCCGCCTGCCGGGTCCAGCGCAGCCGGCGGGGGAGCCAGCTGCCCAGGACGAGGCCGACGGGTACGAGGAAGACGGCGACGGCGCCCGCGGTCACCGCCGCGCGGACGATCACCGGGTCGCCGGTGTCGGCGGCGTCCGCGACGCCCCGCAGCGCGGAGTCGACGCGGTGGCCGACCAGGGGCAGCCGGGCGGCGGGTGAGCCGGGTGAGCCGGGGGCGGGCGCGGAGGCGGCGGATCCGGCCGCTGGGAAGGCGAACTTGCTGGCCAGCCGGTACGTGACGACGGCGGCGGTGGACCAGAACGCGATCCAGAGCAGGATCGCGCCGTCGCCGGTGATCTGGCGGGCTCGGAGGCCGTAATTCTGGGCATACCACATGGTCCGATTTGACCCGTGGTGTGCGGAACACGGGGGCAGCCGCGCCGGGTTGGGGGCCCGGCGTCGCCGAGACGGTCGAGTGCGGACCCCCTCGGCCGTCCCGGTCTGCCAAATTGAGTGATAAAACAAATACCGCCCCAACGTGCGCGAAATCACTGAATTCATGACATACGCCCGATGGATCGGGCCGAAAGACCTTGGATGATGGAGAGCATGCACGACCTGTCCGCCGCCCAGGCGATCCGCCAGGCGACGGCCACGGGCCGCCGCCTCACGGCGCGCTGGGCGCAGGCCCCCCGGGCCCAGGACGCGCTCACCGCGCTGAGCTGCCTGGCCCTGATGAGCCTGGACATCCCCGGCCTCGCCGAGGCGGACAACTCGCTCAACGGCCCGCTCGCCGCGCTGGTCCTCGCGCTCGGCGCCGCCTCCCTGATGCTGCGCCGCTCGGCGCCGTGGGTGACGTACGCGGTCGCCCTCGTCCTGCTCTCCTGGCTGCACGAGCTGACGCTGGCGCAGTTCGCGCTGTACTCCCTGGGCAGGTACCGGGGGCGGCTCGCCGGTGCGGTGGGTGTGCTCGGCTATGTGGCGTTCGCGTACGTCATGTTCAGCCTCCCCGGCTGGCCGGTGCACCGGGGCGACAGCCTGAGCTCCTTCCTCAGCCTGGTCGTCCCGATCGGCGTGCTTGCGGCGGGGGTCGGCGTCGCGGCCAACCGGCAGGACCTCGTCAGGGCGCTGCAGGCGCAGCGGGCCGAGACGGACGCGCTGCAGGCCGTGCAGCGGGAGCGGTCCCGTATCGCGCGGGACGTGCACGACTTCGTGGGGCGTGAGCTGACGCTGCTGAGCGTGCGCTCTCAGGTGCTGGCGCGGCGGGCCGCGGGCGGGGACTTCGAGGACGGCTTCGAGGAGCTTTCCGATACGGCGCGGTCGGCGCATCGGATGCTGAACGAGATCATCGTCCAGCGGGGCGTGGACGGTGCGCCCACGCCCGGCCTTGACGCGCTGCCGGCGTTGGTCGCGGCGAGCGAGCGGGCCGGGAGTCCGGTCGACCTGCTGGTCGATGCCGCGGCGCACCGGCTTTCGCCGATTCGGCAGGCGGCCGTGCATCGGGTGGTGCAGGAGTGTCTGACCAATGCCGCCAAGCACGCGCCGGGGGAGCGGGTGGATGTCCGTGTGCGGCTCGCGGAGGGTGAGCTGCAGATCCGCGTGCGCAACGCGCTGCCCGGCGCCGTGCCGGTGGCGCCGCCGGTGTCCTCCGGGACGGGGACGGCGGGGATGGCCGAGCGGGTCCACACGGTGGGCGGCAGCTTCTCGGCGGGGCCGAGCGGCGCGATGTACGAGGTCCTGGCCGCCCTCCCGGCCGGCGCCTAGCCCCGCCGCCCTGCTCCATCGCTCACCCGGCAGCTGGGGCTGTGCCCACCCGTTCCGCCCTGCGGAACGCCTGCCCGCAGCAAGGACGGCCGGGTGGGTGGGGGTGCGGAACGCCTGCCCGCAGCGAGGGCGGCCGGGTGGGTGGGAGTGTGGAACGCCTGCCCACAGCAAGGGAGACGGTCGGGTGGGTGGGAGTGCGGAACGCCTGCCCACAGCGATGGCGGCCGGGTTGGGACGCCTGCCCGCAGCGAGGGCGGTCGGGTGGGTGGGGGCTACGCCGCTGTCATCACCCTCTCCAACCCGTCGAAGTCCTCCACGCACTTCCCGCAGCCCAACGCCACGCTGTCCAGGGGGTCGTCCGCGGTGAACACCGGGATCCCGGTGGCCGAGGCCATGCGGAGGTCGAGGGCGGGGAGGAGGGCGCCGCCGCCGGTCAGGACGATGCCGTGTTCCATGACGTCGCCGGACAGCTCCGGCGGGCACTCCTCAAGGGTCGCCCGAACCGCGGAGATGATCGCCTCCACCGGCTCGTCCAGAGCCGCCCGCACCTCCCGCACCGTCAGCTCCACCGTCTTGGGCAGGCCGCCCACCTTCTCGCGCCCTCGTACCGTGAACGTCCGCGATTCGAAGGCGGCCGAGTCCTCACCCGGCACCGGCCACGCCGAGCCGATCGCGACCTTGATGTCCTCCGCGGTCCGCTCACCGATGAGCAGCGTGTGCTCCTTGCGGACGTAGTCCGTGATGGCGGCGTCAAGGCGGTCGCCCCCGACCCGCAGCGACTGCGCCGTGACGATCCCGCCCAGGGAGATGACGGCCACCTCCGTGGTCCCGCCCCCGATGTCGACCACCATCGAGCCCCGCGGCTCCGCGACCGGAAGACCCGCCCCGATCGCCGCCGCCATCGGCTCCTCCACCAGATGTACGGCCCGCGCCCCCGCCCGCTGCGACGCGTGCACGATCGCCCGCCGCTCGACGGGGGTGACCCCGCTCGGCACGCACACCACCATCCGCGTACGGGGACGGCGCCCCGGCACCGCCTTGCGCACGAAGTGCCTGATCATCTCCTCGGCGGCTTCGTAGTCGCTGATCACGCCGTCCCGCAGGGGGCGGATCGCGGTGATGGACCCCGGCGTACGGCCGATCGTCTCCTTGGCCTCCGTGCCGACCGCGAGGGCCGTCCGCGCCCCCTCCTTGACGGCGACCACGGACGGTTCGTTGAGCACGATGCCCTGACCGCGCACGTAGAGAAGGGTGTTCGCTGTGCCGAGGTCGATGCCTATGTCCATGATCGCCAAGTTTGCCCGGCGATCGGCGGGATGGGCGGGACTTTGGTCCTGAATCGGCAGGGCCCAAAGTCCCCACAGGTCCCGTGCGGCGCCTGGGCAGGTCCCGACGGCGGCTGTCGGTGGCGCTCCGTAGACTGAGGTACGTGAGTGACCTCCCCCAGCACGACGGCCCGCACGACAACGACGACAACGACGGTTTCGACGAGATCGTCGCCGCCGAGACCGACCGCGACCCCGACCTCGCGGTGATCGAGGCCGGCAGCCGCACCCTGCGCGCCCAGTCGGGCCCGCCGCAGGGCGACATCCCCGCCCGCCCCACCGACCCGGAGGTGGACAAGGCGCTGCGCGAGGTCGAGGCGGAGCTCGCGAGCCGCTGGGGAGAGACGAAGCTGGAGCCGTCGGTCAGCCGCATCTCCGCCCTGATGGACGTCCTGGGCGAGCCCCAGCGCGCGTACCCCTCGATCCACATCACCGGCACGAACGGCAAGACGTCCACGGCCCGCATGATCGAGGCCCTGTTCTCCGCCTTCGAGCTGCGCACCGGGCGTTACACCTCGCCCCACGTCCAGTCGATCACCGAGCGGATCAGCCTGGACGGCGCCCCCATCGAGGCCGAGCGCTTCGTGGAGACGTACAACGACATCAAGCCGTACGTCGAGATGGTCGACACTCAGCAGGAGTACAGGCTCTCCTTCTTCGAGGTCCTCACCGGCATGGCGTACGCGGCCTTCGCGGACGCCCCGGTGGACGTGGCCGTCGTCGAGGTCGGCATGGGCGGCAGCTGGGACGCGACGAACGTGATCGACGGCTCGGTCGCCGTCGTCACGCCCATCGACCTGGACCACACGGACCGCCTGGGCACCACGCCCGGCGAGATCGCCAAGGAGAAGGCCGGCATCATCAAGCCGGACGCGACGGTGATCCTGGCCCAGCAGCCGGTGGACGCGGCGCAGGTGCTCCTGAAGAAGGCCGTCGAGGTCGACGCGACGGTGGCCCGCGAGGGCCTGGAGTTCGGCGTCGTCTCCCGCACGGTGGCGGTCGGCGGCCAGCTCCTGACCCTGCGCGGCCTCGGCGGGGAGTACGAGGAAGTCTTCCTGCCGCTGCACGGCGCGTACCAGGCGCACAACGCCGCCGTGGCGCTCGCCGCGGTGGAGGCGTTCTTCGGCATCGGCTCGCAGCACGCGCGCCCGCTCGACATCGACACCATCCGCAAGGCCTTCGCCTCGGTCTCGTCGCCGGGCCGCCTGGAGGTCGTGCGCACCTCGCCGACCATCGTCCTGGACGCCGCGCACAACCCCGCGGGTGCCCGCGCCACCGCCGAGGCGATCAGCGAGGTCTTCGACTTCAGCCGCCTGATCGGCGTGGTCGCGGCGAGCGACGGCAAGGACATGAAGGGGCTGCTCGAAGCCTTCGAGCCGATCTTCGCCGAGGTCGTCATCACGCAGAACTCCAGCCATCGCGCCATGGACGCGGACGAGTTGGCCGGTATCGCCGTCGAGGTCTTCGGCGACGACCGCGTCCAGGTCGAGCCGCGCCTGCCGGACGCGCTGGAAGCCGCGATCACCCTCGCCGAGGAAGAGGGCGAGTACGCGGGCGGTGGCGTCCTGGTCACCGGCTCCGTCATCACGGTCGGCGAGGCCCGACTGCTCCTGGGGAGGGGCTGACTCCTGTGCGTACGCTCTGTGCTTCCACGCTGATCGGCGAGTTCTTCGTCATCGGTTTCGCCGGTCTGGTCGCGATGAAGGACCCGGACCTGTCCATGGGCACGGTCTGGACGGTCAGTGGCATCGCGATGCTGCTGTGCGTGCTGCTGTGCGGAATGATCACCAGGCCGGGCGGGGTGCAGCTCGGCTGGGCCCTGCAGATCGCGCTGATCGCGAGTGGGTTCGTGGTGCCGACGATGTTCTTCATGGGCGCGGTGTTCGCCGTGCTGTGGTGGGCGTCGATCCACTTCGGCAAGAAGATCGACGAGGCGAAGGCCAGGTTCGCCGCGCAGGCCGAGGCGGAAGCCGGGGCCGAGGCCGGGGCCTGAGGTAACGCGGCGTAGTGGGTCCCGGTATCGTGCCGGGCATCCCACGTCGTAGTTAACTGCTTGGAGCCGCACATGACCCAGCGCACTCTCGTCCTGCTCAAGCCCGACGCCGTCCGGCGCGGACTGATCGGCGAGATCATCGGCCGTATCGAGCGCAAGGCGGGCTGGACGATCTCCGCGCTCGAGCTGCGCTCGCTCGACCAGGAGACGCTGGAGCTGCACTACGGCGAGCACAAGGGCAAGCCGTTCTACGAGCCGCTGGTCGACTTCATGTCGTCGGGCCCGGTCGTCGCGCTCGTCGTCGAGGGCGAGCGTGTCATCGAGGGCGTGCGCTCCCTCGCCGGCCCGACCGACCCGATCGCCGCTGCCCCGGGCTCCATCCGCGGCGACTTCGGCACCATCGTCCGGGAGAACCTGATCCACGCATCGGACTCCGAGGACTCCGCCGAGCGCGAGCTGAAGATTTTCTTCCCGGGTGTCGCCTAGCCCGCGTTGCGTAAAGAATCGCGTAAATACTTCTGACGCGTCGTCAGCAGGGTGCCCGCCCTGACCAGGGGTGGCCGAGGAAAAATCGGCCGCCCCTTGGCATATGCACCCCCATTGGGGGAACCCGTGCCCCCGATGGCACGTCTCCAGAAGCGGGACGGCTCATCATCTGCTGACATTGGCGAAGACCCTAGCGCTGTGTTCGTGCAGGCGAGACTACGATGGAAGCCTCCACGCCACACAGCACCCACCTCGCCTACCTAAAAAGCCATCAGACGCTCCAGGGAAGGCCAGACGCATCCTCATGGGGAACAACATGTCGTTCATCGGCCGTGACATGGCTGTCGACCTCGGGACCGCCAACACGCTGGTGTACGTCAGGGGTCGAGGGATCGTTCTCAACGAACCGTCCGTCGTCGCGATCAACACCAACACCGGTGGCATCCTCGCTGTCGGCGCCGAAGCCAAGAAGATGATCGGTCGCACGCCGGGCAACATCGTCGCCGTGCGTCCACTGAAGGACGGCGTCATCGCCGACTTCGAGATCACCGAGCGGATGCTCCGCTACTTCATCCTGAAGATCCACAAGCGGCGCTATCTCGCCCGCCCGCGGGTCGTCGTCTGTGTGCCCTCCGGCATCACCGGAGTCGAGCGCCGCGCCGTCATCGAGGCCTCCTCGCAGGCGGGTGCGCGCCAGGTGCACATCATCGAGGAGCCCATGGCCGCGGCCATCGGCTCCGGCCTGCCGGTCCACGAGGCCACCGGCAACATGGTGGTGGACATCGGCGGCGGCACCACCGAGGTCGCCGTCATCTCGCTCGGCGGAATCGTCACGGCACAGTCCATCCGTGTCGCGGGCGACGAGCTGGACAACGCGATCATCCAGCACATCAAGAAGGAGTACTCCCTCCTCCTCGGCGAGCGCACGGCCGAGCAGATCAAGATCACCATCGGTTCGGCGTACGACATGGACGCCGACGAGCACACCGAGATCCGCGGCCGGGACCTGGTCTCCGGGCTGCCCAAGACCGTCGTCATCTCGGCCGCCGAGGTCCGCAAGGCCATCGAGGAGCCGGTCAACGCGATCGTCGACGCGGTCAAGACGACCCTCGACAAGTGCCCGCCGGAGCTGTCCGGCGACGTGATGGACCGCGGCATCGTTCTCACGGGTGGCGGCGCGCTGCTGCGCGGGCTCGACGAGCGGCTCCGTCGCGAGACGGGCATGCCGATCCACATTGCCGAGGACCCGCTGGACAGCGTGGCGCTCGGCTCTGGCAAGTGCGTCGAGGAGTTCGAGGCGCTGCAGCAGGTGCTTGACGCCCAGCCGCGCAGATGATCTGACGCGAAAAGGTCCGCCGTACGAGTGCCTGCCATCTCGTGCGGCGGATCGTTGATATAGAGGCAAGGCATAACAATTCCGCGGCGTCCGCAGACGCCGCGGATTCCGATTGCTTAGATTTGTGCAGAGTTACGCACACTTGCTCCGCACAGTTGCTCAGAATTCCAAGGATTTCCAACTGAGGAAGGCACGGCCGCCGCACGTGAGGGACACACGAGAGAGCCGGCTGCTCCTGGTGCTGCTGATCGCCATCGCGTTCGCTTTGATCACGGTGGACATCCGCGGTGGCGAGGACTCGCCGGTCGACGGTGCCCGCCAGGCCGCCGCCACGGTCTTCGGCCCGGTCGAGGAGGGGGTCTCCACGGCCGTCGACCCGATCGGCAACGCCATCGGCGCGGTCCGGGACTCCGGCGACCGGCATGACCGGATCGCCGAACTCGAGCGTCAGAACGCCGCGTTGAAGGCGAAGCTCGGCAGCGACAACCGCAACCGCAGCCGCGTCAGACAGCTGGACAGCATGCTGAAGAAGGCCGGCGCCGGCCAGTACGGCATCAAGGGCGCCGAGGTCATCGGCATAGGAGCGGCCCAGGGCTTCTCCTGGACCGTGACGATCGACGCCGGCGCGAACGACGGAATCAAGCGCGACATGACCGTCCTGAACGGCGACGGTCTGGTCGGCCGCGTCACCACCGTCGGCCCCGGCACCGCGACCGTCCTGCTCGCCAACGACCCCGATTTCACCGTCGGCACCCGTATGGAGAAGACCGACGAGCTCGGCTTCGCCACCGGACAGGGCGACCGCCCGCTGTCGGTGCAGATGCTCAACGGCAAGGCCAAGGTCAAGAAGGGCGACCGTCTGGTCACCTTCGGCTCGCAGAAGGACAAGCCGTTCGTGCCGGGCGTACCGGTCGGCGAGGTCGTCCGCGTAGACCCGTCCGGCGGCGACCTGACGCGCAACATCTACATCAAGCCGTACGTCGGCTTCACCAAGCTGGACATCGTCGGCGTCGTCGTCGAAGCGCCCCGCGAGGACCCGCGCGACACGGTCCTGCCGTCCAAGCCCGCGAAGCCCAAGCCGACGCCCACGGTGACCGTCACGGCCACCCCGTCGGGGCAGCCCCCGGCCGACGGCGTCGACAACGGCAACGAGCAGTAGGAGATCCGGACCCATGCGCTTCAACCGAATCCTGCTCTCCAGCACCCTGGTCGTCGTGGCCCTCGTCATCCAGGTCAGCGTCCTCGCGCGGCTGCAACTGCCGGGCGCCGTCCCGGACCTGGTGCTGCTCACGGTGCTCGGCCTCGCCCTGGTCTACGGCCATGTGGGCGGCGCCCTCATCGGCTTCGGGGCCGGACTGCTCTCCGATCTCGCGCCGCCGGCCGACCACGCCGCCGGGCGGTACGCCCTGGTGCTCTGCGTCGTCGGCTATCTCGCGGGCCTGGCCAAGCCGGAGACCGGACGGCTCCGGTCCGCCACAGGGCCGCTCGTCGTGGTCGTCGGCGCCGCCATCGGATCGACGCTGCTTTACGCGGGTG encodes:
- the mreD gene encoding rod shape-determining protein MreD, encoding MRFNRILLSSTLVVVALVIQVSVLARLQLPGAVPDLVLLTVLGLALVYGHVGGALIGFGAGLLSDLAPPADHAAGRYALVLCVVGYLAGLAKPETGRLRSATGPLVVVVGAAIGSTLLYAGVGALVGDTAARHVGLGGLLFTAALYDLLLAPFTVPLIIALARRADNDPLGESSSGAKATDVSEGWLSSGTGLRIGNQRGGLRMKAAKARVARAGRIKGVKRL